Proteins from one Cellulosilyticum lentocellum DSM 5427 genomic window:
- a CDS encoding transposase, producing MSLIGKEPRLIIDFELYKGSKDSSKKDEGELTVAKRLLSKVAKEHKNTLDVVVYDALACNSSWINHCATNKVIPVIHVKDNNITSIKEAKTKINKSNIKEIWQDEKRDCEVTTYEESFYMDEVTEPLRFVKFRKKTKTNKYSQVLLVTSDFNIPLQTLYKMMHMRWDIENSLFNKLKTYSALEHCFIHHPNAIEALLYLMSIATNLTQLFIFRRLSGSEVKLLTQKEIVRLLEKDLYRLKYNRKYIFDTT from the coding sequence ATGTCATTAATAGGAAAAGAACCTAGACTTATCATAGACTTTGAGCTCTATAAAGGTTCAAAGGATAGTAGTAAAAAAGATGAAGGAGAACTAACAGTTGCTAAAAGGCTATTAAGTAAAGTGGCTAAAGAACATAAAAACACTTTAGATGTAGTGGTTTATGATGCTTTAGCCTGTAATAGCAGTTGGATCAATCACTGCGCGACCAACAAAGTAATACCTGTTATTCATGTGAAAGATAATAATATTACCAGTATCAAGGAAGCTAAGACTAAAATTAACAAAAGTAATATAAAAGAGATTTGGCAAGATGAGAAAAGAGATTGTGAAGTAACAACATATGAAGAATCGTTTTACATGGATGAAGTAACTGAGCCACTTAGGTTTGTAAAGTTTAGAAAGAAAACAAAGACAAACAAATATTCACAAGTTTTACTGGTTACGAGTGATTTTAATATTCCTCTTCAAACATTATACAAGATGATGCACATGAGGTGGGATATAGAAAATAGCTTATTTAATAAACTTAAAACTTATAGTGCTCTAGAGCATTGTTTTATACATCACCCAAACGCGATAGAAGCACTTTTGTATTTAATGAGCATAGCTACTAACCTTACACAACTATTTATTTTCAGAAGACTAAGTGGAAGTGAAGTAAAGCTATTAACACAAAAAGAAATAGTAAGGTTGCTAGAGAAAGATCTATATCGATTGAAATATAATAGGAAGTATATTTTTGATACGACATAA
- a CDS encoding superoxide dismutase translates to MNKTYPFQLEALPYEYDALEPYMDALTVQIHHGRHVQTYVDNLNKVLEGSKDHQSWSLEALVTKVNELPDSIKNVVRNNGGGVYNHNLYFAGMTAEKSEPTGKLKDAIVKKFGSLDEFKANFKAAGLGRFGSGWAWLAVDANKELTVVSTPNQDTVLADGLSPILAMDVWEHAYYLKYQNKRADYIDNWFLVVDWNKANDLYTKAIG, encoded by the coding sequence ATGAATAAAACTTATCCATTTCAATTAGAAGCATTACCATATGAATATGACGCATTAGAACCTTATATGGATGCACTTACTGTTCAAATTCATCATGGTCGCCATGTTCAAACTTATGTAGATAATTTAAACAAAGTACTAGAAGGTAGTAAAGACCATCAATCTTGGTCCTTAGAAGCGCTTGTCACTAAAGTAAATGAGTTACCAGATTCCATTAAAAATGTAGTTCGTAACAATGGTGGCGGTGTCTATAACCATAATTTATACTTTGCAGGTATGACAGCTGAAAAAAGTGAGCCAACAGGCAAGCTTAAAGATGCAATTGTTAAAAAGTTTGGCTCTTTGGATGAATTTAAAGCTAACTTTAAAGCAGCAGGACTTGGACGTTTTGGTTCTGGTTGGGCTTGGTTAGCCGTAGATGCTAATAAAGAGCTTACAGTTGTATCTACACCCAATCAAGATACAGTTCTAGCAGATGGGCTAAGCCCTATACTAGCAATGGATGTATGGGAACATGCTTATTACTTAAAGTATCAAAATAAGAGAGCTGATTATATTGATAATTGGTTCCTTGTTGTTGACTGGAACAAAGCAAATGATCTTTACACGAAAGCCATTGGTTAA
- a CDS encoding HD domain-containing protein: MNLEKAILIAATAHQGQVDKAGAPYILHPLRVMFSCKTQEEQICGVLHDVIEDTYMTLDDLRKEVFSETIINAIDALTKRSGETYEEFINRILLSPIACQVKLADLRDNMDLTRLSQANKADYARVKKYQSAMDKIKGFLEVHS, encoded by the coding sequence ATGAATTTAGAAAAAGCAATACTCATAGCAGCGACTGCTCATCAAGGGCAAGTAGATAAAGCTGGGGCACCATACATATTGCACCCTCTTAGAGTAATGTTTTCTTGTAAAACACAAGAAGAGCAAATATGTGGTGTCCTTCATGATGTTATTGAAGATACTTATATGACACTTGATGATTTAAGAAAAGAGGTTTTTTCGGAAACTATTATAAATGCTATAGATGCTCTTACTAAACGATCTGGTGAAACCTATGAAGAGTTTATTAATCGTATCCTTCTAAGTCCTATAGCTTGCCAAGTAAAGCTTGCTGATTTAAGAGATAATATGGATTTAACAAGATTATCACAGGCTAACAAAGCAGACTATGCAAGAGTTAAGAAGTATCAGTCAGCCATGGATAAGATAAAGGGTTTTCTAGAAGTTCATTCATGA
- a CDS encoding ribosomal maturation YjgA family protein, which produces MKKQRIKYLIAFTILLCIEILIAICVHDTFIRPYVGDLLVVVVLYCIVRVIIPDKYRLIPFWIFVFAAFIECLQYMKWVERFGIENNAFLRILMGATFDWKDIVCYGIGCILLGIYEWLIQKGIVRLRVKD; this is translated from the coding sequence ATGAAAAAGCAAAGAATCAAATACTTAATTGCATTCACAATACTATTGTGTATTGAAATTTTAATCGCAATCTGTGTACACGATACATTTATCAGACCATATGTTGGAGATCTATTGGTTGTTGTTGTGCTGTACTGCATAGTAAGAGTAATTATTCCAGACAAGTATAGACTAATACCTTTTTGGATATTTGTTTTTGCAGCATTTATTGAGTGCTTGCAATACATGAAATGGGTTGAGAGATTTGGTATAGAAAATAATGCATTTTTACGCATACTTATGGGAGCCACATTTGACTGGAAAGATATTGTGTGTTATGGGATTGGTTGCATTTTATTAGGTATATATGAGTGGTTGATTCAAAAAGGAATAGTAAGACTACGGGTGAAGGATTAG
- a CDS encoding cytochrome P450 has protein sequence MNKQVPHDKCIDNTLALLQEGYLFIQNRVNRYQCHLFETRLLGKKVICMSGKEASKLFYNTDLFKRKGALPKRVQKTLFGVNAIQTMDDEGHIHRKMFFMSLLDQEYQKQLTEITKKRWQAAINNWESTQQIVLFDEVNNILSQSVCEWAGVPLQASEVKNRAKDFSTMVNTLASIGPMYWKGKRARTRIEKWIRGMIADTRSGKLNVEKSSVLYKLSFYEELDDKLLNTQMAAIELINILRPIVAISRYITFTALALYENEECIEKLRLGNENTREMFIQEVRRYYPFAPFLAAIVRKNFIWHGCKFKQGRLVLVDIYGTNHDPRIWVNPYEFRPERFKEKKNGLFDFIPQGGGDPSKGHRCPGEGVTIELMKVGLDFLINQIEFKIPAQDLSYSLTKIPALPASGFIMSNIRVKL, from the coding sequence ATGAATAAACAAGTTCCACATGATAAATGTATAGATAATACACTAGCACTTTTACAAGAAGGTTATCTATTCATCCAAAATAGAGTTAATCGTTATCAGTGTCATTTATTTGAAACACGCCTACTTGGGAAAAAGGTCATATGCATGAGTGGTAAAGAAGCATCAAAGCTGTTTTATAATACAGACCTTTTTAAGCGTAAAGGTGCATTACCCAAGAGAGTACAAAAAACACTGTTTGGAGTCAATGCCATTCAAACAATGGATGACGAGGGGCATATCCATAGAAAAATGTTTTTTATGTCACTTCTAGATCAAGAATATCAAAAACAGTTGACAGAAATAACCAAGAAAAGGTGGCAAGCTGCTATTAACAACTGGGAAAGTACCCAGCAGATTGTACTCTTTGATGAGGTAAACAATATTTTATCCCAATCAGTATGTGAGTGGGCTGGTGTACCATTACAAGCGTCTGAAGTAAAAAATCGAGCAAAGGATTTTAGCACAATGGTCAATACTTTAGCGTCAATAGGACCAATGTACTGGAAAGGAAAAAGAGCAAGGACTAGAATCGAAAAGTGGATAAGAGGTATGATAGCAGATACTAGATCTGGTAAATTGAATGTTGAAAAAAGTTCAGTACTATATAAGCTATCTTTTTACGAAGAGTTAGATGATAAACTACTGAATACTCAAATGGCCGCAATAGAACTTATTAATATACTACGTCCAATTGTTGCTATTTCAAGATATATTACTTTCACAGCTTTAGCATTATACGAAAACGAGGAGTGTATAGAAAAATTACGATTAGGTAATGAGAATACCCGTGAAATGTTTATACAGGAAGTGAGACGTTACTATCCATTTGCCCCTTTTCTAGCTGCCATAGTAAGGAAAAATTTTATATGGCATGGGTGTAAGTTTAAACAGGGGAGGTTAGTTCTCGTTGATATTTATGGCACAAACCATGATCCACGTATTTGGGTAAATCCGTATGAATTTAGACCAGAACGTTTTAAAGAGAAAAAGAATGGCTTATTTGATTTTATACCTCAAGGTGGAGGAGATCCCTCAAAAGGACATAGATGTCCAGGAGAAGGTGTTACTATAGAGCTGATGAAAGTCGGCTTAGATTTTCTGATAAATCAAATCGAATTTAAAATTCCAGCTCAAGATTTAAGCTATAGTCTTACTAAGATTCCAGCATTACCTGCAAGCGGATTTATCATGAGCAATATTAGAGTAAAACTTTAG
- a CDS encoding iron chaperone, which yields MKERLNEVEVYLRQLEGSPKEWEEIFIDYMRKNYPDLEEVMSFQMPTYKLGSGKERNYISFGVAKNHFSLHSMDFEYITQMKEKLSKPGRGKGCVNVPFDKPCEREILFKAIDDIIERKITCVYGK from the coding sequence ATGAAAGAAAGGCTAAATGAGGTAGAGGTATACTTGAGGCAACTAGAAGGTAGCCCTAAAGAGTGGGAAGAAATTTTTATCGATTACATGCGCAAAAATTATCCTGATTTAGAAGAAGTTATGTCCTTTCAAATGCCGACTTATAAACTAGGTAGTGGTAAAGAACGAAACTACATCTCTTTCGGAGTTGCTAAGAACCATTTTTCACTACACTCAATGGATTTTGAATATATAACTCAAATGAAAGAAAAACTAAGCAAACCTGGTAGAGGGAAGGGCTGTGTAAATGTTCCTTTTGATAAACCTTGTGAAAGAGAAATATTATTTAAAGCTATAGATGACATTATTGAGAGAAAAATCACTTGTGTCTATGGAAAATGA
- a CDS encoding alpha/beta fold hydrolase yields the protein MKDYFQEFVEINGIKQYFLHYPAKGKPVILFLHGGPGMSEAAFGYKLKEMFKDTCTLVFYDQRGTGRTLQNNPKAHPTLDFLLKDLHDTIKYLQTCYLTKKIIILGHSWGTVLGSIYALQHPENVSVYIGVGQVGDMRLTEELAFLALKSKVMSQNSSKDLKKLQAIINYPPKQWDSKSYKIYNKLSKLKDKYGLSMSVKVPLVKIVRKSPIQFRNRDFIAMLKGTKLSEPLMLDVLNSFQIETYGIEYKMPVYYIFGSDDYITPKQAFSDYFEKIIAPTKKIVLIENAGHYTMFEQPEAFAKAVIPFLNECALV from the coding sequence ATGAAGGATTATTTTCAAGAGTTTGTTGAAATTAATGGAATTAAACAATATTTTTTACATTATCCTGCTAAGGGAAAACCTGTTATTTTATTTTTACATGGAGGCCCAGGGATGAGTGAAGCTGCATTTGGATATAAACTAAAAGAAATGTTTAAAGACACATGCACGCTTGTTTTTTACGATCAGCGTGGGACGGGAAGAACATTACAGAATAATCCTAAAGCTCATCCAACACTTGATTTTTTACTTAAGGATTTACATGACACTATTAAATACCTACAAACTTGCTACCTTACAAAAAAGATAATCATTCTAGGACACTCATGGGGAACAGTACTCGGCTCAATATATGCCTTACAGCATCCAGAAAATGTATCGGTGTATATAGGTGTGGGGCAAGTGGGAGATATGCGATTAACAGAAGAGTTGGCCTTTTTAGCGTTAAAAAGCAAAGTGATGAGTCAAAATAGCTCAAAGGACTTAAAAAAACTGCAAGCTATAATTAACTACCCACCCAAACAATGGGATTCCAAATCCTATAAGATTTATAACAAGCTTTCAAAACTAAAAGACAAATACGGTTTATCCATGTCTGTGAAGGTACCATTAGTCAAAATAGTAAGAAAGAGTCCCATTCAATTTAGAAATCGTGATTTTATAGCAATGCTAAAGGGAACAAAACTCAGCGAACCATTAATGTTGGATGTACTTAATAGTTTTCAAATAGAAACCTACGGAATCGAATATAAGATGCCTGTATACTATATTTTTGGAAGTGATGATTATATTACGCCCAAACAAGCATTTTCTGATTACTTTGAGAAGATAATAGCACCTACAAAGAAGATTGTTCTAATTGAAAACGCTGGACATTATACGATGTTTGAACAACCCGAAGCTTTTGCTAAAGCTGTTATTCCTTTCCTTAATGAGTGTGCTTTAGTGTAA
- a CDS encoding RidA family protein, protein MSSINRYNVNEEYAYSGIVEAGDFVFLSFCVGNVGASIENQINGALDDMENRLAKLNLTLQSVVKVDVLLKDAWNIPVMEKVFKERFKGTYPARKTIQTEFAHIGGPDGLHVQIDAIAYKK, encoded by the coding sequence ATGAGTAGTATTAATAGATACAATGTAAATGAAGAATATGCCTATTCAGGGATAGTAGAAGCTGGAGACTTCGTTTTTCTAAGTTTTTGTGTGGGTAATGTAGGGGCCTCTATTGAAAATCAGATTAATGGAGCATTGGATGATATGGAGAATCGTTTGGCAAAACTGAATTTGACATTACAAAGTGTTGTTAAGGTAGATGTTCTTTTAAAAGACGCATGGAATATTCCGGTTATGGAGAAGGTGTTTAAGGAACGTTTTAAAGGTACATACCCTGCCAGAAAAACAATACAAACAGAGTTTGCTCATATAGGAGGACCAGATGGGCTTCATGTACAGATTGATGCGATTGCCTATAAAAAATGA
- a CDS encoding ZIP family metal transporter: MGAAMVFFMKGEMKLQIQKALLGFASGVMIAASVWSLLIPAIDMAEANGNIAWIPAAVGFLIGIGFLLLLDTIIPHLHLDSDSPEGRPSKLGKSFMLVLAVTLHNIPEGMAVGVVLAGMISGSDIISVAGAFALAIGIAIQNFPEGAIISMPLVSSGLSKKKAFKYGFLSGIVEPVGAVVTILLTSLVTPILPYILSFAAGAMIYVVVEELIPEAQAGEHSNIGTIGVAFGFALMMILDVALG; the protein is encoded by the coding sequence ATGGGCGCGGCTATGGTATTTTTTATGAAAGGTGAAATGAAGCTGCAAATACAAAAAGCTCTTCTGGGCTTTGCATCAGGCGTTATGATTGCAGCATCAGTCTGGTCACTATTAATACCTGCAATTGATATGGCAGAGGCAAATGGGAACATTGCATGGATTCCAGCTGCAGTTGGTTTTCTGATTGGTATTGGTTTCTTACTTTTATTAGATACCATTATTCCTCATCTTCATCTTGACTCTGATTCGCCAGAAGGTAGACCTAGCAAACTTGGAAAATCTTTTATGTTGGTGTTGGCTGTGACTTTACATAATATTCCAGAAGGAATGGCAGTCGGTGTAGTGTTAGCAGGTATGATTAGTGGATCTGATATTATTTCTGTTGCAGGTGCATTTGCACTGGCAATTGGTATTGCTATTCAAAACTTTCCGGAGGGTGCCATTATATCCATGCCATTAGTTAGTAGTGGCTTATCAAAAAAGAAGGCTTTCAAATATGGTTTTCTTTCTGGCATCGTAGAGCCTGTCGGGGCAGTGGTGACGATTCTTCTTACGTCACTGGTTACACCAATTCTTCCATATATACTTTCATTTGCAGCAGGTGCAATGATTTATGTTGTAGTAGAAGAGCTCATTCCGGAAGCACAAGCTGGAGAACATAGTAATATAGGTACCATTGGTGTTGCATTTGGATTTGCCTTAATGATGATACTTGATGTTGCTTTAGGATAA
- the ygiD gene encoding 4,5-DOPA-extradiol-dioxygenase produces MNRMPTLFIGHGSPMNAIEENQFVEEWKALKNKLPKPEAILSVSAHWFTDGTRVMTSETAKTIYDMYGFPEALYRIVYNAKGAPHFAKEAKALISREVVTDNSWGYDHGTWSVLHRIYPEADIPVFQLSVDRNASTKQHYRMGQELYQLREQGVLIFGSGNVVHNLARINWNMENEGYSWAEEFDHYIWDNILARKDENVIDYQKAGSSAALAFTTMEHYAPLLYVLGAANDQDKMTVFNKACVMGSLSMTSYLFE; encoded by the coding sequence ATGAATAGAATGCCGACATTATTTATTGGACATGGTTCTCCAATGAATGCAATAGAAGAAAATCAGTTTGTTGAGGAATGGAAAGCCCTTAAAAATAAATTGCCAAAACCAGAAGCAATACTGTCTGTGTCTGCACATTGGTTTACAGATGGTACTAGGGTTATGACATCTGAGACTGCAAAAACAATTTACGACATGTATGGTTTTCCGGAGGCACTTTATAGAATAGTTTATAATGCCAAAGGTGCGCCGCATTTTGCCAAGGAAGCAAAAGCTTTGATTAGTCGGGAGGTTGTTACAGATAATTCTTGGGGATATGATCATGGAACATGGTCTGTCCTTCACAGAATTTATCCAGAAGCAGATATTCCTGTATTTCAGCTTAGCGTGGATAGAAATGCATCGACGAAGCAACATTATCGTATGGGACAAGAGCTTTATCAACTTCGTGAACAAGGTGTATTAATATTCGGAAGTGGAAATGTTGTTCATAATCTGGCGAGAATCAATTGGAACATGGAGAATGAGGGTTACTCTTGGGCCGAAGAATTTGATCATTATATTTGGGATAATATCTTGGCGAGAAAGGATGAAAACGTTATAGATTATCAAAAAGCAGGAAGTTCTGCTGCTCTAGCTTTTACCACTATGGAGCATTATGCACCACTGCTGTATGTATTAGGAGCAGCAAACGATCAGGATAAGATGACTGTTTTTAACAAAGCTTGCGTAATGGGTTCTCTTTCTATGACGAGTTATTTATTTGAATAA
- a CDS encoding GDSL-type esterase/lipase family protein: MSKKQKSKRRLIARLSVVFLFLFMIFESSAPSAYATSTTTTTKIMPLGDSITDCDFWRTLLFNKLTSNGHDVKSVGTQYGNHEGHSGMCVTNLAATDQLSTWLNAANPDIVMMHFGTNDCWGNTGTTKILDAYTKLVTQMRKNNPNMIIVVAQIIPMHPNDTLDYKSIILDLNTAMVGWANNLSTSESPIILCDQYTGFSTDTDTYDGVHPNASGGQKMCDRWYETLSTILTGEPTPTPTPTPTPTPTPEPTPTPEPTPEPTPTPEPTPIPTPTPTDNVLKLDTVVSAWNTGYTMTVNITNTSNTNANNWKLTVNKADFDISNIWCAQIIESGDYLIITPMSWNMAISAGSTVSFGFQGVGKPPVDFSYTLE, encoded by the coding sequence ATGAGTAAGAAGCAAAAATCTAAAAGGCGTTTGATTGCTAGGTTAAGTGTTGTATTTCTATTTTTGTTTATGATTTTTGAGTCCTCAGCCCCATCTGCTTATGCTACATCAACGACAACTACAACCAAAATAATGCCACTAGGTGATTCGATTACAGACTGTGACTTTTGGAGAACATTACTTTTCAATAAGCTGACAAGTAATGGGCATGATGTTAAATCAGTTGGAACGCAGTATGGTAACCATGAAGGCCATAGTGGTATGTGTGTTACTAATTTAGCAGCTACAGATCAACTCAGTACATGGCTTAATGCGGCAAATCCTGATATTGTTATGATGCACTTTGGAACAAATGATTGCTGGGGTAATACAGGAACAACTAAAATACTGGATGCCTATACTAAACTTGTTACACAGATGAGAAAGAACAATCCCAATATGATTATTGTAGTAGCACAAATTATACCAATGCATCCAAATGACACATTAGATTATAAGTCTATTATTTTAGATCTTAATACAGCAATGGTAGGCTGGGCTAATAACTTATCAACAAGTGAATCGCCAATCATATTATGCGATCAATATACTGGATTTAGCACAGATACAGATACATATGATGGTGTTCATCCAAATGCTTCCGGTGGTCAGAAAATGTGTGATAGATGGTATGAGACTTTAAGTACAATATTAACAGGAGAACCAACACCAACGCCAACGCCAACACCAACGCCAACACCAACACCAGAACCAACACCAACACCAGAACCAACACCAGAACCAACACCAACACCAGAACCAACACCAATACCAACGCCAACACCAACAGATAATGTCTTAAAATTGGATACGGTTGTTAGTGCCTGGAATACTGGTTATACAATGACAGTTAATATTACAAACACATCCAATACAAATGCAAATAATTGGAAACTAACAGTAAATAAAGCTGATTTTGATATAAGTAACATATGGTGTGCACAAATTATTGAGTCAGGAGATTACTTAATCATAACACCTATGTCATGGAATATGGCAATTAGTGCTGGTAGTACTGTAAGTTTTGGATTCCAAGGTGTTGGGAAACCACCAGTTGACTTTTCTTATACACTTGAATAG